In Dromiciops gliroides isolate mDroGli1 chromosome 4, mDroGli1.pri, whole genome shotgun sequence, one DNA window encodes the following:
- the TENT5C gene encoding terminal nucleotidyltransferase 5C, which translates to MADETNTRDCMSFSVLNWDQVSRLNEVLTEVVPIHGRGNFPTLKITLKDIVQTVRNRLEEAGIKVQDVRLNGSAAGHVLVKDNGLGCKDLDLIFHVALPTEAEFQLVRDVVLCSLLNFLPEGVNKLKISPVTLKEAYVQKLVKVCTDTDRWSLISLSNKNGRNVELKFVDSIRRQFEFSVDSFQIILDSLLLYYDCSSNPMSEHFHPTVIGESVYGDFEAAFDHLQNRLIATKNPEEIRGGGLLKYSNLLVRDFRPTDQEEIKTLERYMCSRFFIDFPDILEQQRKLETYLQNHFAEEERSKYDYLMILRRVVNESTVCLMGHERRQTLNLISLLALRVLAEQNIIPNATNVTCYYQPAPYVSDGNFNNYYVANTPVPYSQPYPTWLPCN; encoded by the coding sequence ATGGCAGATGAGACAAACACCAGGGATTGCATGTCCTTCAGTGTGCTGAACTGGGATCAGGTCAGTCGGCTGAATGAAGTTTTGACTGAGGTCGTACCAATCCATGGACGGGGCAATTTCCCCACCCTGAAGATCACACTGAAGGATATTGTTCAGACTGTCCGCAACAGGCTGGAGGAGGCAGGAATCAAGGTGCAGGATGTCCGACTGAATGGCTCTGCGGCTGGTCACGTCTTGGTCAAAGACAATGGCTTGGGTTGTAAAGACCTGGACCTAATTTTTCATGTGGCTCTTCCAACAGAGGCAGAGTTTCAGCTTGTGCGAGATGTTGTTCTGtgttctcttctgaacttcttgCCAGAGGGAGTCAACAAGCTAAAAATCAGTCCAGTGACTCTTAAGGAGGCCTATGTGCAGAAGCTGGTAAAGGTCTGCACAGACACTGACCGTTGGAGCCTGATCTCCCTCTCCAACAAGAATGGAAGGAATGTGGAACTCAAGTTTGTAGATTCCATTCGTCGTCAGTTTGAGTTTAGCGTGGACTCCTTCCAAATCATTCTGGACTCTTTGCTTTTGTACTATGACTGTTCAAGCAATCCCATGTCTGAACACTTCCACCCCACTGTGATTGGGGAGAGTGTGTATGGTGACTTTGAGGCAGCCTTTGACCACCTCCAAAACAGACTGATTGCTACCAAGAACCCAGAAGAAATCAGGGGTGGGGGACTCCTGAAGTATAGTAACCTTCTGGTACGGGATTTCAGACCCACAGACCAAGAAGAAATCAAGACCCTGGAGCGTTACATGTGTTCCAGGTTCTTCATCGACTTTCCAGACATTCTGGAGCAGCAGAGGAAGTTGGAGACCTACCTCCAGAACCACTTCGCTGAAGAGGAGAGAAGCAAGTATGACTACCTCATGATCCTTCGCCGGGTCGTGAATGAGAGCACTGTGTGTCTCATGGGACACGAACGGAGGCAGACCCTCAACCTCATCTCCCTCCTGGCCCTGCGTGTGCTGGCAGAGCAGAACATCATCCCGAACGCCACCAACGTCACTTGTTACTACCAGCCTGCTCCCTACGTCAGTGATGGCAACTTCAACAACTACTACGTTGCTAACACTCCCGTGCCCTACAGCCAGCCATatcccacctggctgccctgtaaCTAA